The Kineococcus endophyticus genome contains a region encoding:
- a CDS encoding response regulator transcription factor, with the protein MDTLLVEDDPAIARALVEGLARYGFVVRHVTTGAQALREHAGAAVVLLDLGLPDGDGIDVCRALRAVSDVPLIIITARSDEVERVVGLEVGADDYLPKPFGMRELVARMRAVLRRTEGSLAAAVRSAAAPPEQDRGETPLRVGRLEVHRAARRVLVAGSGAGVAQEVTQEVVLSPKEFDLLEQLASTPGAVRTRDDLLTTVWDENFHGSGRTLDVHVGSLRRKLSGVVEVQTVRGVGFRLEAVAG; encoded by the coding sequence GTGGACACGCTCCTCGTCGAGGACGACCCGGCCATCGCCCGCGCGCTCGTCGAGGGCCTGGCGCGCTACGGGTTCGTCGTCCGCCACGTCACGACAGGGGCGCAGGCGCTGCGCGAGCACGCCGGGGCGGCCGTCGTGCTGCTGGACCTCGGACTGCCCGACGGCGACGGCATCGACGTCTGCCGGGCGCTGCGGGCCGTCAGCGACGTCCCCCTCATCATCATCACCGCCCGCTCCGACGAGGTGGAACGCGTCGTGGGGCTGGAGGTCGGGGCCGACGACTACCTGCCCAAACCCTTCGGGATGCGCGAGCTCGTCGCGCGGATGCGGGCCGTCCTGCGCCGCACGGAGGGTTCGCTGGCCGCCGCGGTCCGATCCGCTGCGGCACCCCCCGAGCAGGACCGGGGCGAGACCCCCCTGCGGGTCGGGCGGCTGGAGGTCCACCGGGCGGCGCGCCGCGTGCTCGTCGCCGGGTCCGGCGCGGGGGTTGCGCAGGAGGTGACCCAGGAGGTGGTGCTCTCCCCCAAGGAGTTCGACCTGCTCGAGCAGCTCGCGAGCACGCCCGGCGCGGTCCGCACCCGTGACGACCTCCTCACCACGGTGTGGGACGAGAACTTCCACGGGTCCGGCCGCACCCTCGACGTCCACGTGGGGTCGTTGCGCCGCAAGCTGTCCGGGGTCGTGGAGGTGCAGACGGTGCGCGGGGTGGGGTTCCGGCTCGAGGCGGTGGCCGGGTGA
- a CDS encoding LacI family DNA-binding transcriptional regulator, whose amino-acid sequence MTSKDVARVAGVSQSTVSYVMSGKRPISERTRRIVEDAMEQLTYQPNAGARALASQRTQIIAVVMPFDVALGATGLMAFIEEITLAARARDHDVLIVTAEEGVDGLRRVAGRALCDAVVVMEVSSDDPRAAIARELRVPTLFIGFPDDAEGLHCIDFDFEDGARLLVGELAANARVAALVWGSETVDRGLNYVPRFRAAAQAAAAAAGVALDWVPLERDRVEEQVRAVLAGGCEALLVTAHLNRVVHAVQEAGLRPGTDLDLVALATDVEATGFTVPLTAVSTHPRDVSRQAMTWLFDLLEQGSGPAQVQRVPASVTRRSSVRTGPTPRVPRP is encoded by the coding sequence GTGACGAGCAAGGACGTCGCGCGCGTGGCGGGCGTCTCCCAGAGCACCGTGTCCTACGTCATGAGCGGCAAGCGGCCGATCTCCGAGCGCACCCGCCGCATCGTCGAGGACGCCATGGAGCAGCTGACCTACCAGCCGAACGCCGGGGCCCGTGCGCTGGCCAGCCAGCGCACGCAGATCATCGCCGTCGTCATGCCGTTCGACGTCGCGCTCGGCGCGACCGGGCTGATGGCCTTCATCGAGGAGATCACCCTCGCGGCCCGGGCGCGCGACCACGACGTCCTCATCGTCACGGCCGAGGAGGGCGTGGACGGGTTGCGGCGCGTCGCCGGCCGGGCCCTGTGCGACGCCGTCGTCGTCATGGAGGTCAGCTCGGACGACCCGCGCGCCGCGATCGCCCGCGAACTGCGGGTGCCGACGTTGTTCATCGGGTTCCCCGACGACGCCGAGGGGCTGCACTGCATCGACTTCGACTTCGAGGACGGGGCGCGCCTCCTCGTCGGCGAACTCGCCGCCAACGCCCGCGTCGCGGCGCTGGTGTGGGGGTCGGAGACGGTGGACCGGGGGCTGAACTACGTCCCGCGGTTCCGGGCCGCCGCGCAGGCGGCCGCCGCGGCCGCCGGGGTGGCCCTCGACTGGGTGCCGCTGGAGCGCGACCGCGTGGAGGAGCAGGTGCGGGCCGTCCTGGCCGGCGGCTGCGAGGCGCTGCTCGTCACCGCGCACCTGAACCGCGTCGTCCACGCGGTGCAGGAGGCGGGGCTGCGCCCGGGCACCGACCTGGACCTCGTCGCCCTCGCCACCGACGTGGAGGCGACGGGTTTCACCGTCCCGCTCACCGCGGTCTCGACGCACCCGCGCGACGTCTCGCGGCAGGCGATGACGTGGTTGTTCGACCTGCTCGAGCAGGGGTCCGGGCCCGCGCAGGTGCAGCGGGTCCCGGCCTCGGTGACCCGCCGGTCCTCGGTGCGGACGGGGCCCACCCCGCGCGTTCCGCGACCCTGA
- a CDS encoding sugar phosphate isomerase/epimerase family protein yields the protein MAEPLKTPRPVTLFTGQWADLPFEEVCRLASEWGFDGLEIATWGDHLDSTRGATDDEYIAQKKATLEKYGLQVWTISAHLSGQAVCDLIDQRHQDIVSVDVWGDGDPEGVRQRAAEYVKDTARTAARLGVKTVTGFTGSSIWHTVAMFPPTPDSMVEAGYQDFADRWNPILDVFDEVGVKFAHEVHPSEIAYDYWTTKRALEAIGHREAFGLNFDPSHFVWQDLDPIGFLRDFADRIYHVHCKDSRKQLDGRAGRLGSHLAWADSRRGWDFTSVGHGDVPWELIFRELNNIAYEGPTSVEWEDAGVDRLRGAPDALAFVRRLGELFQPPAAAFDAAFSSKG from the coding sequence GTGGCTGAACCGCTCAAGACCCCGCGTCCCGTCACCCTGTTCACCGGCCAGTGGGCCGACCTGCCGTTCGAGGAGGTCTGCCGCCTCGCCTCCGAGTGGGGTTTCGACGGCCTCGAGATCGCGACCTGGGGCGACCACCTCGACTCCACCCGCGGGGCGACGGACGACGAGTACATCGCGCAGAAGAAGGCGACGCTCGAGAAGTACGGCCTGCAGGTCTGGACGATCTCGGCCCACCTGTCCGGGCAGGCCGTGTGCGACCTCATCGACCAGCGCCACCAGGACATCGTGTCGGTGGACGTGTGGGGCGACGGCGACCCCGAGGGCGTCCGGCAGCGCGCGGCGGAGTACGTCAAGGACACCGCCCGCACCGCGGCCCGCCTCGGCGTGAAGACCGTCACCGGGTTCACCGGGTCCTCGATCTGGCACACCGTCGCGATGTTCCCCCCCACCCCCGACTCCATGGTCGAGGCGGGGTACCAGGACTTCGCCGACCGCTGGAACCCGATCCTCGACGTCTTCGACGAGGTGGGCGTGAAGTTCGCCCACGAAGTGCACCCGTCCGAGATCGCCTACGACTACTGGACGACGAAGCGGGCGCTGGAGGCCATCGGCCACCGCGAGGCGTTCGGCCTGAACTTCGACCCGTCGCACTTCGTCTGGCAGGACCTGGACCCGATCGGGTTCCTGCGCGACTTCGCCGACCGGATCTACCACGTGCACTGCAAGGACTCGCGCAAGCAGCTCGACGGCCGCGCCGGCCGCCTCGGTTCGCACCTGGCCTGGGCGGACTCCCGCCGCGGCTGGGACTTCACGTCCGTCGGCCACGGCGACGTCCCGTGGGAGCTGATCTTCCGCGAGCTCAACAACATCGCCTACGAGGGCCCCACGAGCGTGGAGTGGGAGGACGCCGGCGTCGACCGGCTGCGCGGGGCGCCCGACGCCCTCGCCTTCGTCCGCCGCCTCGGCGAGTTGTTCCAGCCCCCGGCCGCCGCCTTCGACGCGGCGTTCAGCTCGAAGGGCTGA
- a CDS encoding HAMP domain-containing sensor histidine kinase, translating into MRRRLVASYLVLVAVALVLFTVPVAASSASLLRQTLEETAEREARLFVPLTLRTDAAAATAVTDRTRDFRQATGSVVRLVQAADRDRADAQVQAAFAGRTTSPRWGAAADLDPDVPGRRAVSVVVPAVQDGRVVAVVQVVAPADDVERRIRDIWVFRLGVGGAVLVLAGGLAVLLAGTLVRPLRRLEAVAARHGRGDLSARAPVGGPPEIATLARTLNDGAARTSALLDSQRAFTADASHQLRTPLTALRLQVDNLRESVRDSASDPSLVEALDEGFDGVDAELARMSGLVGSLLTLARAESGATAPVGVDLAAVVRGRVASWRAAADDAGLLLHVDRPDALPGPVAATPGTVEQVLDNVLDNAVSVSPRGSRITLSARRRDGDVELRVDDEGPGLPAPERARAFDRFWQAPGRRHGSGLGLAVVRRLVEHDGGSVDLTTAPGGGLSVVLRWPGAGAGAGRPEG; encoded by the coding sequence GTGAGGCGGCGCCTCGTCGCGAGCTACCTCGTGCTCGTCGCCGTGGCGCTGGTCCTGTTCACCGTGCCGGTGGCGGCCAGTTCGGCGTCCCTGCTGCGGCAGACGCTGGAGGAGACCGCCGAGCGCGAGGCCCGGCTGTTCGTGCCGTTGACGCTGCGCACCGACGCGGCGGCGGCCACGGCGGTCACCGACCGGACCCGCGACTTCCGGCAGGCCACCGGCTCCGTCGTCCGCCTCGTGCAGGCCGCCGACCGGGACCGCGCCGACGCGCAGGTGCAGGCGGCGTTCGCCGGGCGCACCACCTCCCCGCGCTGGGGTGCGGCGGCCGACCTCGACCCCGACGTCCCCGGCCGGCGCGCCGTCTCCGTCGTCGTCCCGGCCGTGCAGGACGGCCGCGTCGTCGCGGTCGTGCAGGTCGTGGCCCCCGCCGACGACGTGGAACGCCGCATCCGGGACATCTGGGTCTTCCGCCTCGGCGTCGGCGGGGCGGTGCTCGTCCTCGCCGGCGGTCTGGCGGTGCTGCTGGCCGGGACCCTGGTGCGTCCGCTGCGCCGCCTGGAGGCGGTGGCGGCGCGGCACGGGCGCGGCGACCTCAGCGCCCGGGCGCCCGTCGGGGGCCCGCCGGAGATCGCCACCCTGGCTCGGACCCTCAACGACGGCGCCGCCCGGACGAGCGCCCTGCTGGACTCCCAGCGGGCCTTCACGGCCGACGCCTCCCACCAGCTCCGGACGCCGCTCACGGCGCTGCGCCTGCAGGTCGACAACCTGCGGGAGTCGGTGCGGGACAGTGCCTCCGACCCGTCCCTCGTGGAGGCGCTGGACGAGGGGTTCGACGGGGTGGACGCCGAGCTGGCGCGGATGAGCGGCCTCGTGGGCTCGCTGCTCACCCTCGCCCGGGCCGAGTCCGGCGCCACCGCCCCGGTCGGGGTGGACCTCGCCGCCGTCGTGCGCGGCCGGGTCGCGTCCTGGCGCGCGGCGGCCGACGACGCGGGGCTGCTGCTGCACGTCGACCGCCCCGACGCGCTGCCGGGTCCGGTCGCGGCCACGCCCGGGACGGTCGAGCAGGTCCTGGACAACGTCCTCGACAACGCGGTGTCGGTCTCCCCCCGCGGGTCCCGCATCACGCTGTCGGCGCGCCGCCGCGACGGGGACGTCGAGCTGCGCGTCGACGACGAGGGTCCCGGGCTGCCGGCGCCAGAACGCGCCCGGGCCTTCGACCGCTTCTGGCAGGCCCCCGGGCGGCGGCACGGCAGCGGGCTGGGCCTGGCCGTCGTGCGGCGGCTCGTCGAGCACGACGGCGGGTCCGTCGACCTCACCACGGCCCCCGGCGGCGGGCTGTCCGTCGTCCTGCGCTGGCCGGGGGCGGGTGCAGGAGCCGGTCGACCGGAGGGTTGA
- a CDS encoding Gfo/Idh/MocA family protein, protein MSADQNALPELGVAVVGHSFMGAVHSHAWRTVDHVGTPRFRTKRVALAGRDLGRAQAAATQFGWAEGVDDWRTLVERDDVHVIDILTPGDSHAEIAIAALEAGKHVICEKPLAKTVEEAQRMTEAAQAAAARGVRSMVAFNYRQVPAIGLARQLVEQGRLGELRQVRAVYLQDWIVDPEFPLTWRLQKDRSGAGALGDIGSHIIDAAQFITGQRLTGVSGTVETFVKKRPLEATRTGANTGLGAEASSEYGDVTVDDAAVFFGRGDGGALMTFEATRMALGRKNGMRIEVNGSKGSIAFDFESMNELHFFDGTLPDAENGFRRILATEPEHPGVANWWPAGHGLGYDHPFVHELQEFLGAIADERDPSPSFADGLQVQQVLEAVQRSAENDSVYTSI, encoded by the coding sequence ATGTCCGCTGACCAGAACGCACTGCCGGAACTCGGGGTCGCCGTCGTCGGCCACTCCTTCATGGGCGCGGTGCACTCGCACGCCTGGCGCACGGTCGACCACGTCGGCACCCCCCGGTTCCGCACGAAGCGCGTCGCGCTCGCGGGCCGGGACCTCGGCCGCGCGCAGGCCGCCGCCACGCAGTTCGGCTGGGCCGAGGGCGTCGACGACTGGCGCACGCTGGTCGAGCGCGACGACGTCCACGTCATCGACATCCTCACCCCGGGCGACTCCCACGCCGAGATCGCGATCGCCGCGCTCGAGGCCGGCAAGCACGTCATCTGCGAGAAGCCCCTGGCCAAGACGGTCGAGGAGGCGCAGCGCATGACGGAGGCCGCGCAGGCCGCCGCCGCGCGCGGGGTCCGCAGCATGGTGGCGTTCAACTACCGCCAGGTCCCGGCCATCGGCCTGGCCCGCCAGCTCGTCGAGCAGGGCCGCCTCGGCGAACTGCGCCAGGTGCGGGCGGTGTACCTGCAGGACTGGATCGTCGACCCCGAGTTCCCGTTGACCTGGCGGCTGCAGAAGGACCGCTCGGGCGCGGGTGCGCTGGGGGACATCGGGTCCCACATCATCGACGCCGCGCAGTTCATCACCGGCCAGCGCCTGACCGGCGTCTCCGGGACGGTCGAGACGTTCGTCAAGAAGCGCCCGCTGGAGGCGACCCGCACGGGCGCCAACACCGGCCTGGGTGCGGAGGCGTCCAGCGAGTACGGCGACGTGACCGTCGACGACGCCGCGGTGTTCTTCGGCCGCGGCGACGGCGGGGCGCTCATGACGTTCGAGGCGACCCGCATGGCGCTGGGCCGCAAGAACGGCATGCGCATCGAGGTCAACGGCTCGAAGGGGTCGATCGCCTTCGACTTCGAGTCCATGAACGAACTGCACTTCTTCGACGGGACGCTGCCGGACGCCGAGAACGGGTTCCGCCGGATCCTGGCGACCGAACCCGAGCACCCCGGTGTCGCGAACTGGTGGCCCGCCGGTCACGGCCTGGGGTACGACCACCCGTTCGTCCACGAGCTGCAGGAGTTCCTCGGGGCGATCGCCGACGAGCGCGACCCCTCGCCGAGCTTCGCCGACGGGCTGCAGGTGCAGCAGGTCCTGGAAGCGGTGCAGCGCAGCGCCGAGAACGACTCCGTCTACACGAGCATCTGA